The following are encoded together in the Xanthobacter autotrophicus Py2 genome:
- a CDS encoding short-chain dehydrogenase/reductase SDR (PFAM: short-chain dehydrogenase/reductase SDR~KEGG: bvi:Bcep1808_6177 short-chain dehydrogenase/reductase SDR), translated as MNAQDTTTGSMSQPDWDLLGAALKGRKALVLGIANEHSIAYGCARVFRRLGADLAITYLNDKARPHVEPLAQELGASIFAPCDVSREGELEAVFARIGKEWGGLDIALHSIAFAPKDDLQGRLVDSSAEGFKVAMDISCHSFIRMAKLAEPLMTGGGTLMAMSYHGADKVVPNYNLMGPVKAALESSVRYLAYELGHKDIRVHAVSPGPLKTRAASGLKDFDVLLSEATQRSPIGELVDIDDVGLTTAFLATPFARRLTGMTVYVDGGLSIMA; from the coding sequence ATGAACGCGCAGGACACGACGACCGGTTCCATGTCTCAGCCGGATTGGGACCTCCTGGGAGCGGCGCTGAAGGGGCGGAAAGCTCTGGTGCTCGGCATCGCCAACGAGCATTCCATCGCCTATGGATGCGCCCGGGTGTTCCGCCGGCTGGGCGCGGACCTCGCCATCACCTACCTCAACGATAAGGCGCGGCCCCATGTGGAGCCGCTGGCGCAGGAGCTGGGCGCCAGCATCTTCGCCCCCTGCGACGTGAGCCGGGAGGGGGAGCTCGAGGCCGTCTTCGCCCGCATCGGGAAGGAGTGGGGCGGCCTCGACATCGCGCTGCATTCCATCGCCTTCGCCCCCAAGGATGACCTTCAGGGCCGGCTGGTGGATTCCTCGGCGGAGGGGTTCAAGGTGGCCATGGACATCTCCTGCCATTCCTTCATCCGCATGGCGAAGCTCGCCGAGCCGCTGATGACCGGTGGCGGCACCCTCATGGCCATGAGCTATCATGGCGCCGACAAGGTGGTGCCCAACTACAATCTCATGGGTCCGGTGAAGGCGGCGCTGGAGAGTTCGGTGCGCTATCTCGCCTATGAGCTGGGCCACAAGGACATCCGCGTCCATGCCGTTTCGCCCGGCCCGCTGAAGACCCGCGCCGCTTCGGGACTGAAGGATTTCGACGTGCTCCTGTCGGAGGCGACCCAGCGCTCGCCCATCGGCGAGCTGGTTGACATCGACGATGTGGGCCTGACCACCGCCTTCCTCGCCACCCCCTTCGCGCGGCGGCTGACCGGCATGACCGTCTATGTGGACGGCGGCCTCTCCATCATGGCCTGA
- a CDS encoding conserved hypothetical protein (KEGG: bra:BRADO1671 hypothetical protein), which translates to MPLREEDIQPGKCYKTKGIENYKVIAMTRGIVTYQTWTSPLRINVGVKQFADAVYKIVPCPK; encoded by the coding sequence ATGCCTTTGAGGGAAGAGGATATTCAGCCCGGCAAGTGCTACAAGACGAAGGGCATCGAGAACTACAAGGTGATCGCCATGACCCGTGGCATCGTCACCTACCAGACCTGGACTTCGCCCCTGCGCATCAACGTGGGCGTGAAGCAGTTTGCCGACGCGGTCTACAAGATCGTGCCCTGCCCGAAATAG
- a CDS encoding putative glycosyl transferase, family 2 (KEGG: bbt:BBta_2337 putative glycosyl transferase, family 2) — translation MRRYSWLERSMRTFPVLSVVIATHNSERQLVPVLSALVQGVTAGVLRDVTLVDCGSTDGTTTIADAAGCAFLSSVADVGVRLRQGAAQSRGRWLLFLSDCSILEEGWAREVMTFIETCERRGQAERIAGTFRLAVDGYGIGPRIGEALAVARLALFGLPAPGQGLLISQAYYERLGGHPAGTRAERRLIARIGRRRIHLLRPHVLMPAKDA, via the coding sequence ATGCGGCGGTATAGCTGGCTGGAACGCTCAATGAGAACGTTTCCCGTGCTGTCCGTCGTCATTGCAACGCACAATTCCGAGCGCCAGCTCGTGCCGGTCCTGTCCGCCCTCGTCCAGGGCGTGACGGCGGGCGTGCTGCGTGACGTCACGCTGGTGGATTGCGGTTCCACTGACGGCACCACCACCATTGCTGATGCCGCCGGCTGCGCGTTCCTCTCGTCCGTGGCCGACGTGGGCGTGCGCCTGCGCCAGGGTGCTGCCCAGTCCCGCGGGCGTTGGCTGCTGTTCCTGTCGGACTGCTCCATTCTGGAGGAGGGCTGGGCGCGGGAGGTCATGACCTTCATCGAGACCTGCGAGCGGCGCGGACAGGCTGAGCGCATCGCCGGTACCTTCCGCCTGGCCGTGGACGGCTATGGTATCGGCCCGCGCATTGGCGAAGCGCTGGCGGTGGCGCGGCTGGCTCTGTTCGGCCTGCCGGCGCCCGGCCAGGGGCTTCTCATCTCCCAGGCATATTACGAGCGGCTCGGTGGCCACCCTGCCGGTACGCGGGCGGAGCGGCGCCTGATCGCGCGGATCGGCCGGCGCCGCATCCACCTGCTGCGCCCCCATGTGCTGATGCCGGCGAAGGATGCCTGA
- a CDS encoding alpha-2-macroglobulin domain protein (PFAM: alpha-2-macroglobulin domain protein; alpha-2-macroglobulin domain protein 2~KEGG: rpc:RPC_2542 alpha-2-macroglobulin-like): MDLRRLFLRHESSRSDSLRGETLPRRLLMLSRIACLAVAVTAPATLAFGQVPRPPATVPGGAPSAQPSPPVPPRPASLKTFQRSDLVTAARRYERVLRREGSAPSQPLDKVRRDAAQAFQRNDARAAAELYASLAVAQAQDAGVWLRLARSLAAIKANDNEDASSFIDNAMGAAFIAYRRAQTRAEEGEALSFIGRIYADRRLWNAAIDTMKTALDLRDNAADRSFLDKLKEEHGFRLVDYSVESDAAAPRACVQFSEDLVPGTDFAAFVQVGGLDKPAITGEARQICVEGLKHGERYTLAVRPGIPAVTGERLRKSTELTIYVRDRSPTVRFTGRNYVLPRTGQKGIPLVSVNTSAVKVDILRIGDRGLVPTAIQGEFRQGIEAYARERLADGTAIAVYSGVLEVDNPLNADVTTAVPVTEAVGRLEPGVYVMTAEPEKTAGDDDYSTKATQWFIVSDLGLTALSGQDGVHVLLRSLGSAEPVAGAEVRLIARSNEVLGTAKSDANGYVRFDAGLSRGPAGLGPEVVTARTEAGDYAFLSLKETAFDLTDRGVSGRDAPGGLDAFLATERGVYRSGETVHLTVLLRDAQGNAAPGVPLTLQLYRPDGVADRRLVVADQGAGGRTADFALLTGAMTGTWRAKALTDPKAPAVGEVTFLVEDYVPDRVEFDLSARETRLPRNRPAEVLVDGRFLFGAPAAGLDVEAESELRAAAERPGFAGYRFGNGDDQVLAERQPLADTPTTDARGRASLRLIASELPRTARPLEMEAFVRLVEAGGRAVQRTIVLPVAPAGSQIGVKPLFADRVREGEVANFDVVVAGTDDKLLAAPGLSWKLSRIETRYQWYRVSGSWDYEPVKTVTRVAEGRLDTRADGPARLSMPTEYGRYRLDIIGDGLPLTSLGFEAGFAGEGSADTPDRLELTLDRAAYATGDTLDATVTARAAGTASVLVLNEGLLDQKFLTVSPGANKVSFKVGASWGPGAYVVAFMHRPLDVGASRMPGRAIGLSWFSVNKDARTLKVELTPPAQIRPNSTLTVPVRVGGLAAGEKAYVTVAAVDVGILNLTGYKPPAPDAVVFGQRRLASDIRDFYGALIDGMQGAAGRLRSGGDGGEATMLASPPSGPPLALFSGLVEVGADGTASVAFPVPAFDGTARVMAIAWSAGKLGHASADVVVRDKVVMLATLPRFLASGDRSSLNLDLTDVEAPDGDYRLDVSATGAVTVAQPAGPVTLAAKQRQSLRLALEGKAVGPATVTARLTGQGLDITRSFEMKVRPAYPDIERRTVRNLAPGESITLSRDLLADLLPGTGSVAVSAMPSSTIDVPALLVALDRYPYGCTEQITSRALPLLSYNELSVLAGRATDPEADQRIRDAIVRIMARQGSDGSFGLWSAGGTDTWLDAYVVDFLSRAKEKGFAVPEVAFSLALDRLRNVVNLAGADMRAETENLAYALYVLARNGRAPLGDLRYLADTRLKDLGTPLAKGQVGAALALLGDRTRAERAFNVAIEGLPANPGAPVAGRPDFGSVLRDAAALTVLAREAGLEKLADVALARVDAARVRTERTSTQENAWLLLAARSLAASAANMGLEVDGGLVRGPFGRKLTRADLERGPVTLRNAGAEAVKVVIGINGAPVAPEPPVAKGFTLERRYFTLDGKAADPSKAVQNQRFAVVLSFSETQSALADVLLVDYLPAGFEIENPSLIQGGDGGFTWLDETSEAGHVEFRDDRFVASVTRQEGDGAFVVAYTVRAVSPGRYAHPPAMVEDMYRPDRFARTAAGTLEVAPAR; encoded by the coding sequence ATGGACCTTCGCCGTCTTTTCCTGCGCCATGAGTCTTCGCGTTCCGATTCGCTTCGCGGTGAAACCCTGCCCCGTCGCCTCCTGATGCTCAGCCGCATCGCCTGCCTCGCCGTCGCGGTGACGGCCCCGGCGACGCTGGCCTTCGGACAGGTGCCGCGTCCGCCGGCGACCGTGCCCGGTGGTGCACCTTCCGCCCAGCCGTCGCCGCCCGTGCCGCCCCGTCCCGCCAGCCTCAAGACCTTCCAGCGCTCGGACCTGGTGACCGCCGCCCGCCGCTATGAGCGCGTGCTGCGCCGCGAGGGGAGCGCGCCCAGCCAGCCCCTCGACAAGGTGCGCCGCGACGCCGCCCAGGCCTTCCAGCGCAACGACGCCCGCGCCGCCGCCGAACTGTATGCCAGCCTCGCCGTCGCCCAGGCGCAGGATGCGGGAGTGTGGCTGCGCCTCGCCCGCTCGCTCGCCGCCATCAAGGCGAACGACAACGAGGATGCCTCCTCCTTCATCGACAATGCCATGGGGGCGGCCTTCATCGCCTATCGCAGGGCGCAGACCCGGGCGGAGGAGGGCGAGGCCCTGTCCTTCATCGGCCGCATCTATGCCGACCGGCGCCTGTGGAACGCCGCCATCGACACCATGAAGACCGCCCTCGACCTGCGCGACAACGCCGCCGACCGCAGCTTCCTCGACAAGCTGAAGGAAGAGCACGGGTTCCGGCTGGTGGACTATTCCGTGGAATCGGACGCCGCCGCCCCACGCGCCTGCGTGCAATTCTCCGAGGATCTGGTGCCCGGCACCGATTTCGCCGCTTTCGTGCAGGTGGGGGGACTGGACAAGCCGGCCATCACCGGCGAGGCGCGGCAGATCTGCGTCGAGGGCCTGAAGCACGGCGAGCGCTACACCCTGGCGGTGCGCCCCGGCATTCCCGCCGTCACCGGCGAGCGCCTGCGCAAATCCACCGAGCTCACCATCTATGTGCGTGATCGTTCGCCCACGGTGCGCTTCACCGGCCGCAACTATGTGCTGCCGCGCACCGGCCAGAAGGGCATTCCGCTGGTCTCGGTGAACACCAGCGCGGTGAAGGTCGATATCCTGCGCATCGGCGACCGGGGCCTCGTTCCCACCGCCATCCAGGGCGAGTTCCGGCAGGGCATCGAGGCCTATGCCCGCGAGCGGTTGGCGGACGGCACCGCCATCGCCGTCTATTCTGGTGTGCTGGAGGTGGACAATCCGCTGAATGCGGATGTCACCACCGCCGTGCCCGTCACCGAGGCCGTGGGGCGCCTTGAGCCCGGCGTCTATGTGATGACGGCCGAGCCGGAGAAGACCGCCGGCGACGACGATTATTCCACCAAGGCAACCCAGTGGTTCATCGTCTCCGATCTCGGCCTCACCGCCCTGTCGGGGCAGGACGGCGTGCATGTGCTGCTGCGCTCGCTGGGCAGCGCCGAGCCGGTGGCGGGGGCGGAGGTGCGCCTCATTGCCCGCTCCAACGAGGTTCTGGGCACGGCCAAGAGCGACGCCAACGGCTATGTGCGCTTCGATGCCGGCCTCTCGCGCGGCCCCGCCGGCCTCGGACCGGAGGTGGTGACGGCGCGCACGGAGGCCGGCGACTACGCCTTCCTGTCGCTGAAGGAGACCGCCTTCGATCTCACCGACCGGGGCGTGTCCGGCCGCGATGCGCCGGGGGGGCTCGATGCTTTTCTTGCCACCGAGCGCGGCGTCTACCGCTCCGGCGAGACGGTCCACCTCACCGTGCTGTTGCGCGACGCGCAGGGCAATGCCGCGCCCGGCGTGCCCCTGACCCTCCAGCTCTACCGGCCCGACGGGGTCGCTGACCGCCGTCTTGTGGTGGCGGACCAGGGCGCGGGCGGGCGCACGGCGGACTTCGCCTTGCTCACCGGCGCCATGACCGGCACCTGGCGGGCCAAGGCGCTCACCGATCCCAAGGCGCCGGCCGTGGGCGAGGTGACCTTCCTGGTGGAAGACTATGTGCCCGACCGGGTGGAGTTCGACCTCTCCGCCCGCGAGACGCGCCTGCCGCGCAACCGGCCGGCCGAGGTGCTGGTGGACGGGCGCTTCCTGTTCGGCGCCCCCGCCGCCGGCCTCGACGTGGAGGCGGAGAGCGAATTGCGCGCCGCCGCCGAGCGCCCCGGCTTTGCCGGCTATCGCTTCGGCAATGGGGATGACCAGGTGCTGGCCGAGCGCCAGCCGCTGGCGGACACGCCCACCACCGACGCGCGGGGCCGCGCCAGCCTGCGGCTCATCGCTTCCGAACTGCCGCGCACGGCGCGGCCGCTGGAGATGGAAGCCTTTGTGCGCCTTGTGGAGGCGGGCGGACGCGCGGTCCAGCGCACCATCGTGCTGCCGGTGGCGCCGGCGGGCAGTCAGATCGGCGTGAAGCCGCTGTTCGCCGACCGGGTGCGGGAAGGGGAGGTGGCCAATTTCGACGTGGTGGTCGCCGGCACCGACGACAAGCTCCTCGCCGCCCCCGGCCTCTCCTGGAAGCTGTCGCGCATCGAGACGCGCTACCAGTGGTATCGCGTCAGCGGCTCGTGGGATTATGAGCCGGTGAAGACCGTGACCCGCGTGGCGGAAGGCCGGCTCGACACCAGGGCGGATGGTCCCGCGCGTCTCTCCATGCCCACCGAATACGGGCGCTACCGTCTCGACATCATCGGCGACGGCCTGCCGCTCACCAGCCTCGGCTTCGAGGCGGGATTTGCCGGCGAGGGCAGCGCCGACACGCCAGATCGGCTGGAGCTGACGCTGGACCGCGCCGCCTATGCCACCGGCGACACGCTGGATGCGACCGTCACCGCCCGCGCCGCCGGCACCGCCAGCGTGCTGGTGCTGAACGAGGGGCTTCTGGACCAGAAGTTCCTCACCGTTTCCCCCGGCGCCAACAAGGTGAGCTTCAAGGTCGGCGCAAGCTGGGGCCCGGGGGCCTATGTGGTGGCCTTCATGCACCGGCCGCTGGATGTGGGGGCGAGCCGCATGCCCGGCCGCGCCATCGGCCTCTCCTGGTTCTCCGTGAACAAGGACGCGCGCACCCTGAAGGTGGAGCTGACGCCGCCGGCACAGATCCGCCCCAACTCCACCCTCACCGTGCCGGTGCGCGTCGGCGGCCTCGCGGCGGGCGAGAAGGCCTATGTGACGGTGGCGGCGGTGGATGTGGGCATCCTCAACCTCACCGGCTACAAGCCGCCGGCGCCCGATGCGGTGGTGTTCGGCCAGCGCCGGCTGGCCTCCGACATCCGCGATTTCTACGGCGCGCTCATCGACGGCATGCAGGGGGCGGCCGGACGCCTGCGCTCGGGCGGCGACGGCGGCGAGGCGACCATGCTCGCGAGCCCGCCGAGCGGGCCGCCGCTGGCGCTGTTCTCCGGCCTTGTTGAGGTGGGAGCGGACGGCACTGCCTCCGTCGCCTTCCCCGTTCCCGCCTTCGACGGCACGGCGCGGGTGATGGCCATCGCCTGGAGCGCCGGCAAGCTCGGGCATGCCTCTGCCGACGTGGTGGTGCGCGACAAGGTGGTGATGCTCGCCACCCTGCCGCGCTTCCTCGCCTCCGGCGACCGCTCCAGCCTGAACCTCGACCTCACCGATGTGGAGGCGCCGGACGGCGACTATCGCCTCGATGTATCCGCCACCGGTGCCGTCACCGTCGCCCAGCCTGCGGGACCCGTGACGCTGGCGGCGAAGCAGCGCCAGTCGCTGCGGCTCGCGCTGGAAGGCAAGGCGGTGGGGCCTGCCACCGTCACCGCGCGGCTGACGGGCCAAGGGCTCGACATCACCCGCAGCTTCGAGATGAAAGTGCGCCCGGCCTATCCGGACATCGAGCGGCGCACCGTGCGCAATCTCGCGCCGGGCGAGAGCATCACCCTGTCGCGCGATCTCCTCGCCGACCTGTTGCCTGGAACCGGCAGCGTGGCGGTGAGCGCCATGCCCTCCAGCACCATCGACGTGCCGGCCCTGCTCGTCGCCCTCGACCGCTACCCCTATGGCTGCACCGAGCAGATCACCAGCCGGGCGCTCCCGCTCCTGTCCTACAACGAGCTGAGCGTGTTGGCCGGCCGCGCCACCGACCCGGAAGCGGACCAGCGCATTCGCGACGCCATCGTGCGGATCATGGCCCGGCAAGGCTCGGACGGCTCCTTCGGCCTGTGGTCGGCGGGGGGCACCGACACCTGGCTCGACGCCTATGTGGTGGATTTCCTCAGCCGCGCCAAGGAGAAGGGCTTCGCCGTGCCGGAGGTGGCCTTCTCGCTGGCCCTCGACCGGCTGCGCAACGTGGTCAACCTCGCCGGCGCCGACATGCGCGCGGAGACCGAGAACCTCGCCTATGCGCTCTATGTGCTGGCCCGCAACGGCCGTGCGCCGCTGGGCGACCTGCGCTATCTCGCCGATACCCGCCTGAAGGATCTCGGCACCCCCCTCGCCAAGGGACAGGTGGGCGCGGCGCTGGCCCTGCTCGGCGATCGAACCCGAGCGGAACGGGCCTTCAACGTGGCCATCGAGGGCCTGCCCGCCAACCCCGGTGCGCCGGTTGCCGGCCGTCCCGATTTCGGCTCTGTGCTGCGCGATGCGGCGGCTCTCACAGTGCTCGCCCGCGAGGCGGGGCTGGAGAAGCTGGCCGACGTGGCGCTCGCCCGCGTCGACGCGGCGCGGGTGCGCACTGAGCGCACCTCCACCCAGGAAAATGCCTGGCTGCTGCTGGCCGCCCGCTCGCTCGCCGCCAGTGCCGCCAACATGGGGCTTGAGGTGGACGGGGGGCTGGTGCGCGGCCCGTTCGGCCGCAAGCTCACCCGCGCCGACCTGGAGCGCGGGCCGGTGACCCTGCGCAATGCCGGGGCGGAGGCGGTGAAGGTGGTGATCGGCATCAATGGCGCTCCGGTTGCGCCGGAGCCGCCGGTGGCGAAGGGCTTCACCCTGGAGCGGCGCTATTTCACCCTCGACGGCAAGGCCGCCGACCCCTCCAAGGCGGTGCAGAACCAGCGCTTCGCGGTGGTGCTCTCGTTCAGCGAGACCCAGAGCGCGCTGGCCGACGTGCTGCTGGTGGACTATCTGCCCGCCGGCTTCGAGATCGAAAATCCCAGCCTCATTCAGGGCGGCGACGGCGGCTTCACCTGGCTGGACGAGACCAGCGAGGCCGGCCACGTGGAGTTCCGCGACGACCGCTTCGTCGCCTCGGTGACGCGGCAGGAGGGTGATGGCGCCTTCGTTGTCGCCTACACGGTGCGGGCGGTCTCGCCCGGGCGCTATGCCCATCCCCCCGCCATGGTGGAGGACATGTACCGCCCCGACCGCTTCGCCCGCACCGCCGCCGGCACGCTGGAGGTGGCGCCCGCCCGATGA
- a CDS encoding penicillin-binding protein 1C (TIGRFAM: penicillin-binding protein 1C~PFAM: glycosyl transferase family 51; penicillin-binding protein transpeptidase; Penicillin-binding domain protein~KEGG: rpc:RPC_2543 penicillin-binding protein 1C) encodes MSAIQPSGSSPAAPARRRLLRVAGGLVLGAGLLAGGAWAGLHHLRANAPPAPQVKVSAEVVDREGRLLRPFALPDGRWRLAATAEDVDPRLITMILAYEDRRFQQHGGVDALALLRAAGQAAGSRRVVSGGSTLTMQVARLTLPPRPRTLAAKLAQMRRALELEAHLSKPEILGLYLTLAPYGGNIEGVRAAALTYFGKEPRRLTLGEAALLVALPQAPETRRPDRFPARARAARDRVLDRLLSQGLLVADEVRVAKAEPVPTARRSLPQLAPHLAEQMVAERPDLSRHLSTLDAPLQEKLEELVRERTRALGRGLSSAVVVMDNDSAEVRAYVASADFLDKERAGAVDLARAVRSPGSTLKPFIYALAFEDGIAHPETLIEDRPARFGGWRPENFDRSFQGTLSVRKALQLSLNVPAVRLLDAVGPQRLATRLQQAGARLELPPGAAPALPMGLGGVGIRLVDLTMLYGALARGGEAHPLVFRREGGAVSAPRRSRLVDQVAAWYVGQCLLGTPAPENALGGRIAFKTGTSYGYRDSWAMGFDGRRTVGVWVGRPDGQAVPDLTGRAAAAPLLFDAFARIVRTPAGLGPAPRGAVMAANARLPVPQRHFGRTRQEQPLQVVYPPDGARVSGAEAETLALKVDGGTFPLTLLMDGRPVAQVEDRRTLFWTPQGRGFARLTVIDAVGLSDSVTVRVE; translated from the coding sequence ATGAGCGCGATCCAGCCATCCGGGTCATCGCCCGCCGCCCCCGCCCGCCGCCGGCTGCTGCGGGTGGCGGGGGGCCTCGTGCTAGGGGCCGGGCTGCTGGCCGGCGGGGCTTGGGCGGGGCTCCATCATCTGCGCGCCAACGCGCCGCCGGCGCCGCAGGTGAAGGTGTCCGCCGAGGTGGTGGACCGCGAGGGCCGCCTGCTGCGGCCATTCGCGCTGCCCGATGGCCGCTGGCGGCTCGCCGCCACGGCGGAGGACGTGGACCCGCGCCTCATCACCATGATCCTGGCCTATGAGGATCGCCGGTTCCAGCAACACGGCGGCGTCGATGCGCTGGCGCTGCTGCGGGCAGCCGGGCAGGCGGCGGGATCGCGGCGCGTGGTCTCGGGCGGCTCGACGCTGACCATGCAGGTGGCGCGGCTGACCCTGCCACCGCGTCCGCGCACCCTTGCCGCCAAGCTCGCCCAGATGCGCCGGGCGCTGGAGCTGGAGGCCCATCTCTCCAAGCCCGAAATCCTCGGGCTCTACCTGACGCTCGCGCCCTATGGCGGCAACATCGAGGGGGTGCGGGCGGCGGCGCTGACCTATTTCGGCAAGGAGCCGCGCCGGCTCACCCTCGGCGAGGCGGCCTTGCTGGTGGCCCTGCCGCAGGCGCCGGAAACCCGCCGGCCGGATCGATTCCCGGCCCGGGCGCGGGCCGCGCGCGACCGGGTGCTGGACCGGCTCCTGTCCCAGGGCCTGCTTGTCGCCGACGAGGTGCGCGTGGCCAAGGCCGAGCCGGTGCCTACGGCGCGGCGCTCCTTGCCGCAGCTCGCGCCCCACCTCGCCGAGCAGATGGTGGCGGAGCGGCCGGATCTCTCCCGCCACCTCTCGACCCTCGACGCTCCGCTGCAGGAGAAGCTGGAAGAGCTGGTTCGCGAGCGCACGCGGGCGCTGGGCCGCGGGCTCTCCTCCGCCGTGGTGGTGATGGACAATGACAGTGCCGAGGTGCGGGCCTATGTGGCCTCGGCGGATTTCCTCGACAAGGAGCGGGCCGGCGCGGTGGACCTCGCCCGCGCGGTGCGCTCGCCGGGCTCGACGCTGAAGCCCTTCATCTATGCCCTCGCCTTCGAGGACGGCATCGCCCATCCCGAGACGCTGATCGAGGACCGGCCCGCCCGCTTCGGCGGCTGGCGGCCGGAAAATTTCGACCGCAGCTTCCAGGGCACCCTCTCCGTGCGCAAGGCGCTGCAACTGTCTTTGAACGTGCCCGCGGTGCGATTGCTGGATGCGGTGGGGCCGCAGCGCCTCGCCACCCGCCTGCAGCAGGCCGGGGCGCGGCTGGAACTGCCGCCGGGCGCAGCACCGGCCTTGCCCATGGGGCTCGGCGGCGTGGGTATCCGCCTCGTGGACCTCACGATGCTCTATGGCGCGCTGGCGCGGGGCGGCGAGGCGCATCCGCTGGTGTTCCGCCGCGAGGGCGGCGCGGTGTCGGCGCCACGCCGGTCGCGGCTCGTGGATCAGGTGGCGGCCTGGTATGTGGGCCAGTGCCTTCTGGGCACGCCGGCGCCGGAGAATGCGCTGGGTGGACGCATCGCCTTCAAGACCGGCACCTCCTACGGCTATCGCGACAGCTGGGCCATGGGCTTCGACGGGCGGCGCACCGTGGGCGTCTGGGTGGGCCGGCCGGACGGACAGGCGGTCCCCGACCTCACCGGCCGCGCGGCGGCCGCGCCGCTGCTGTTCGATGCCTTCGCCCGCATCGTCCGCACCCCGGCGGGGCTCGGCCCGGCGCCGCGCGGGGCGGTGATGGCGGCGAATGCTCGCCTTCCCGTGCCGCAGCGCCATTTCGGCCGCACCCGGCAGGAGCAGCCCTTGCAGGTGGTCTATCCGCCGGACGGCGCACGGGTGTCCGGCGCCGAGGCGGAGACGCTTGCGCTCAAGGTGGATGGCGGCACCTTCCCGCTTACCCTGCTGATGGATGGCCGCCCGGTGGCCCAGGTGGAGGACCGGCGCACCCTGTTCTGGACCCCGCAGGGGCGGGGCTTTGCCCGCCTCACCGTGATCGATGCGGTCGGGCTTTCCGACAGCGTGACGGTGCGGGTCGAGTAG
- a CDS encoding fumarylacetoacetate (FAA) hydrolase (PFAM: fumarylacetoacetate (FAA) hydrolase~KEGG: bov:BOV_0062 fumarylacetoacetate hydrolase family protein) has translation MVSYVFAPPAVPTLPIVGSDDHFPVHRIYCVGRNFADHAVEMGHDPNKEPPFFFQKNPDTLVPNGATIAYPKMSQDVHHEIELVVALKAGGEDIPLERALDCVFGYAVGLDLTRRDLQGEAKKLGRPWEVGKAFEEAAPCSALVPATTIGHPDAGRIFLKINGAVKQEGNLNQMIWKVPEMIATLSTLFRLAPGDLIFAGTPAGVGPISKGDVLEGGVEGVGELRLTVV, from the coding sequence ATGGTCTCTTATGTCTTCGCGCCGCCCGCCGTCCCCACCCTTCCCATCGTGGGCAGCGATGATCACTTCCCGGTCCACCGCATCTATTGCGTCGGCCGCAACTTCGCCGACCATGCGGTGGAGATGGGCCATGATCCCAACAAGGAGCCGCCCTTCTTCTTCCAGAAGAATCCAGACACCCTGGTGCCCAACGGCGCGACCATCGCCTATCCGAAGATGTCGCAGGACGTGCACCATGAGATCGAGCTGGTGGTGGCGCTGAAGGCCGGCGGCGAGGACATTCCGCTGGAGCGGGCGCTTGACTGTGTGTTCGGCTATGCGGTGGGCCTCGACCTCACCCGCCGCGACCTGCAGGGCGAGGCCAAGAAACTCGGCCGCCCGTGGGAAGTGGGCAAGGCGTTTGAGGAAGCCGCGCCCTGCTCGGCCCTGGTGCCGGCAACCACCATCGGCCATCCGGACGCGGGGCGGATCTTCCTGAAGATCAACGGTGCAGTGAAGCAGGAGGGCAACCTCAACCAGATGATCTGGAAGGTGCCGGAGATGATCGCCACCCTCTCCACCCTGTTCCGGCTCGCCCCCGGCGACCTCATCTTCGCCGGCACCCCGGCCGGCGTCGGCCCCATCTCCAAGGGCGACGTGCTGGAAGGCGGCGTCGAGGGCGTGGGCGAACTCCGGCTGACGGTGGTCTGA